One genomic segment of Scophthalmus maximus strain ysfricsl-2021 chromosome 3, ASM2237912v1, whole genome shotgun sequence includes these proteins:
- the LOC118317440 gene encoding probable G-protein coupled receptor 173 — protein sequence MSNQSFAIDGPGSLLAVLASQSGLARGGGSSSGDGSGGGLSATDMSAYFKLVFLGLIICVSLVGNLLVSLLVLRDRTLHKAPYFFLLDLCLADAVRSAACFPFVLVSVHNSSAWTYSALSCKVVAFMAVLFCFHAAFMLFCVAVTRYLAIAHHRFYAKRMTIWTCAAIICMVWTLAVAMAFPPVFDVGTYKFIRDEDQCIFEHRYLKTNDTLGFMLMLAVVVLATHGFYAKLLLFEYRHRKMKPVQLVPAISQNWTFHGPGATGQAAANWIAGFGRGPMPPTLLGIRQNLHNQHRRLLGMEEVRSERRLGRMFYTITLLFLVLWAPYIVACFWRVFVKSCTIPHRYLSITVWMSFAQAGVNPIFCLLLNEDLRKVLRAHLPTYWRTKQHLPQDEAYCIM from the coding sequence ATGTCTAACCAGAGCTTTGCCATCGACGGCCCTGGCAGTCTGCTGGCCGTGCTGGCCTCGCAGAGCGGACTGGCGcgaggcggcggcagcagcagcggtgacgGCAGCGGCGGAGGACTCTCTGCCACAGATATGTCTGCCTACTTCAAGCTGGTCTTCTTGGGTTTGATCATCTGTGTCAGCCTGGTAGGAAACCTCCTGGTCTCCCTGCTGGTCCTGCGGGACCGGACACTCCACAAGGCTCCGTACTTCTTTCTCCTGGACTTGTGCCTGGCCGACGCGGTTCGCTCGGCCGCCTGCTTCCCCTTCGTGCTGGTGTCCGTGCACAACAGCTCGGCCTGGACTTACAGCGCCCTGAGCTGTAAAGTTGTGGCCTTCATGGCCgtgctcttttgttttcacgCTGCCTTCATGCTGTTCTGCGTGGCCGTCACCCGCTACCTTGCCATTGCCCACCACCGATTCTACGCCAAGCGCATGACCATCTGGACCTGCGCCGCCATCATTTGCATGGTGTGGACGCTGGCCGTCGCCATGGCGTTCCCGCCCGTCTTTGACGTGGGGACGTACAAGTTCATCCGGGACGAGGACCAGTGTATTTTTGAGCACCGCTACCTGAAGACCAACGACACCCTGGGCTTCATGCTCATGCTGGCCGTGGTGGTCCTGGCCACCCACGGCTTCTACGCCAAGCTGCTGCTGTTCGAGTACAGGCACCGCAAGATGAAACCCGTCCAGCTGGTTCCTGCCATCAGCCAGAACTGGACCTTCCACGGTCCCGGGGCCACAGGTCAAGCTGCAGCCAACTGGATCGCAGGGTTCGGCCGGGGGCCCATGCCACCCACTCTGTTGGGCATCAGGCAAAATCTACACAATCAACACCGGCGGCTGCTcgggatggaggaggtgaggtccGAGAGGAGGCTGGGCCGGATGTTCTACACCATCACCCTGCTCTTCCTGGTGCTCTGGGCTCCCTACATCGTGGCGTGCTTCTGGAGGGTGTTTGTCAAGTCCTGCACCATCCCTCACCGGTACCTGTCCATCACCGTGTGGATGAGCTTCGCCCAGGCCGGAGTCAACCCCAtcttctgtctgctgctcaACGAGGACCTGAGGAAAGTGCTGCGCGCTCACCTGCCCACCTACTGGAGGACTAAACAACACCTGCCCCAGGACGAGGCCTACTGCATCATGTGA